A genome region from Geodermatophilus bullaregiensis includes the following:
- the rfbA gene encoding glucose-1-phosphate thymidylyltransferase RfbA, whose translation MRGIILAGGTGSRLFPITQAVSKQLMPVYDKPMVYYPLSTLMMAGVREVLVITTPGDQAAFRALLGDGARLGMRIEYAVQPRPEGLAQAFLIGAEFLGEESVALVLGDNIFYGAGLGTALGRLPEPDGGHVFAYHVANPGDYGVVEFDGGGRVLSIEEKPARPKSSYAVPGLYFYESSVVDVARGISPSARGELEITAVNEHYLRQGRLTVTVLDRGTAWLDTGTFTSLRQATEFVSVVEERQGLKIGCIEEVAWRQGWLDDDGLRRAAEPLGRSGYGDYLLGLLDGR comes from the coding sequence ATGCGGGGGATCATCCTGGCCGGCGGGACGGGCAGCCGCCTGTTCCCGATCACGCAGGCGGTCAGCAAGCAGCTGATGCCGGTCTACGACAAGCCGATGGTCTACTACCCGCTCTCGACGCTCATGATGGCCGGCGTCCGCGAGGTGCTGGTGATCACCACACCCGGCGACCAGGCGGCCTTCCGGGCCCTGCTCGGCGACGGCGCCCGCCTCGGCATGCGGATCGAGTACGCCGTGCAGCCGCGCCCCGAGGGCCTGGCGCAGGCCTTCCTGATCGGCGCGGAGTTCCTCGGCGAGGAGTCGGTGGCGCTGGTCCTCGGCGACAACATCTTCTACGGCGCCGGCCTCGGGACGGCGCTGGGCCGGCTGCCCGAGCCCGACGGCGGGCACGTGTTCGCCTACCACGTGGCCAACCCGGGCGACTACGGCGTCGTGGAGTTCGACGGCGGGGGCCGGGTGCTGTCGATCGAGGAGAAGCCGGCACGGCCGAAGAGCTCCTACGCCGTCCCGGGGCTGTACTTCTACGAGTCCTCGGTGGTCGACGTCGCCCGCGGCATCTCCCCCAGCGCCCGCGGCGAGCTGGAGATCACCGCCGTCAACGAGCACTACCTGCGCCAGGGCCGGCTGACCGTCACCGTCCTCGACCGCGGCACGGCGTGGCTGGACACCGGGACCTTCACCTCGCTGCGCCAGGCGACGGAGTTCGTCTCGGTGGTCGAGGAGCGGCAGGGCCTCAAGATCGGCTGCATCGAGGAGGTCGCCTGGCGGCAGGGCTGGCTCGACGACGACGGCCTGCGCCGCGCCGCCGAACCCCTGGGCAGGAGCGGCTACGGCGACTACCTGCTCGGCCTGCTCGACGGCCGCTGA
- a CDS encoding DNA-3-methyladenine glycosylase family protein, which yields MTAAPPAPTPPAPTPDPAPPRPAAGTGTDPDFSDCWRPDWCLDLKAVLRPHQRSAGDPAMQWDGDAVWRTTTTPCGPATVRITHRCGEVRVQAWGPGAEWAGTAVPGWLGADDDPQGFEPGHHRLVGEIARRAPDLRLSRTGRTWDALVPAVLEQKVTVVEAHRVWRALLRLAGDPAPGPAPEGMRVLPSPRRLREITDWQWHRCGLDGARRRALLHVASVAHALEPDVDCDSPTLQRRLRTVPGIGVWTAAEVVQRTFGCPDTVSYGDYHLKNLVGWSLAGRRTDDDGMMELLEPWRGHRQRVVRLLAIGGRMPPRRGPRTAPTNYRRI from the coding sequence GTGACCGCTGCACCGCCGGCCCCGACCCCGCCGGCACCGACCCCGGACCCGGCCCCACCGCGTCCCGCGGCGGGCACGGGGACCGACCCGGACTTCTCCGACTGCTGGCGGCCGGACTGGTGCCTCGACCTGAAGGCGGTGCTGCGGCCGCACCAGCGCAGCGCCGGGGACCCCGCCATGCAGTGGGACGGCGACGCCGTCTGGCGGACGACGACCACACCGTGCGGGCCGGCCACGGTGCGCATCACCCACCGCTGCGGCGAGGTTCGGGTGCAGGCGTGGGGGCCGGGCGCGGAGTGGGCGGGGACGGCGGTGCCCGGGTGGCTCGGCGCCGACGACGACCCGCAGGGCTTCGAGCCGGGCCACCACCGCCTGGTCGGCGAGATCGCGCGGCGCGCGCCGGACCTGCGGCTGAGCCGCACCGGGCGCACCTGGGACGCCCTCGTGCCGGCGGTCCTGGAGCAGAAGGTCACCGTCGTCGAGGCGCACCGCGTCTGGCGCGCGCTGCTGCGGCTGGCCGGTGACCCGGCGCCCGGCCCGGCGCCGGAGGGGATGCGGGTGCTGCCCTCGCCGCGCCGGCTGCGCGAGATCACCGACTGGCAGTGGCACCGGTGCGGCCTCGACGGCGCCCGGCGGCGGGCGCTGCTGCACGTGGCGTCGGTGGCGCACGCGCTCGAGCCCGACGTCGACTGCGACTCACCGACCCTGCAGCGCAGGCTGCGCACCGTGCCCGGCATCGGCGTCTGGACGGCCGCGGAGGTCGTCCAGCGCACCTTCGGCTGCCCGGACACCGTCAGCTACGGCGACTACCACCTCAAGAACCTGGTGGGCTGGTCGCTGGCCGGCCGCAGGACCGACGACGACGGGATGATGGAGCTGCTCGAGCCGTGGCGCGGGCACCGGCAGCGGGTGGTCCGGCTGCTGGCGATCGGTGGTCGGATGCCGCCCCGGCGCGGCCCGCGCACCGCACCCACCAACTACCGCCGCATCTGA
- a CDS encoding SDR family NAD(P)-dependent oxidoreductase, protein MQSFDVAAVVSGGASGLGEATTRALVARGAAVTVVDLNEERGTALAAELGGHTTFVRTDVTDEGQVAAAVADATGKDRPLRIAVNCAGIGWAQRTVGKGNVPHDLDPFLRTVMVNLVGTFNVLRLAAAAMAATEPEEDGERGVVVNTASIAAYDGQIGQVAYAASKGGIVGMTLPAARDLSSVGVRVCTIAPGLIDTPLLGSLPEEARQALAGGIPFPKRLGRPDDFAQLALGIIEHGYLNGEVIRMDGALRMAPR, encoded by the coding sequence ATGCAGAGCTTCGACGTCGCAGCTGTCGTGTCCGGCGGGGCCTCGGGCCTCGGGGAGGCCACCACCCGCGCGCTGGTGGCCCGCGGTGCCGCGGTGACCGTCGTGGACCTCAACGAGGAGCGCGGGACGGCGCTGGCCGCCGAGCTGGGCGGGCACACGACGTTCGTCCGCACCGACGTCACCGACGAGGGCCAGGTCGCCGCCGCGGTCGCCGACGCGACGGGCAAGGACCGGCCGCTGCGCATCGCGGTCAACTGCGCCGGCATCGGCTGGGCGCAGCGCACCGTGGGCAAGGGCAACGTGCCCCACGACCTCGACCCGTTCCTGCGCACGGTCATGGTCAACCTGGTGGGCACCTTCAACGTGCTCCGCCTGGCCGCCGCCGCGATGGCCGCCACCGAGCCGGAGGAGGACGGCGAACGCGGTGTCGTCGTCAACACCGCCTCGATCGCGGCCTACGACGGGCAGATCGGGCAGGTCGCCTACGCCGCCTCCAAGGGCGGCATCGTCGGCATGACGCTGCCGGCGGCGCGCGACCTGTCCAGCGTCGGCGTGCGCGTGTGCACCATCGCCCCCGGCCTGATCGACACCCCGCTGCTGGGCAGCCTCCCCGAGGAGGCCCGGCAGGCCCTGGCCGGCGGCATCCCGTTCCCCAAGCGGCTGGGCCGCCCCGACGACTTCGCGCAGCTGGCGCTCGGCATCATCGAGCACGGCTACCTCAACGGCGAGGTCATCCGGATGGACGGCGCGCTGCGCATGGCCCCGCGCTGA
- a CDS encoding DUF2304 domain-containing protein: MIIKWLLVPALVLAVYLSLRSRASLRGQARRKLLAGATVVAGVLAVIFPGATQWAADTVGVTRGTDLLLYVLALVLIYLVGSTGVRFREQEARLVRLARQVALAEAEARIGLGVAPGFGGPAQHRHPSGATAATVAADVVSPGEAGHRVS; encoded by the coding sequence GTGATCATCAAGTGGCTGCTCGTGCCGGCCCTCGTGCTGGCCGTCTACCTGTCGCTGCGCTCGCGGGCCTCGCTGCGCGGCCAGGCGCGGCGCAAGCTGCTGGCCGGCGCGACCGTCGTCGCCGGCGTCCTCGCGGTGATCTTCCCGGGCGCCACCCAGTGGGCGGCCGACACCGTGGGCGTCACCCGCGGCACCGACCTGCTGCTCTACGTCCTGGCCCTCGTGCTCATCTACCTGGTCGGCAGCACCGGCGTCCGGTTCCGCGAGCAGGAGGCCCGGCTGGTCCGGCTCGCCCGGCAGGTCGCGCTCGCCGAGGCCGAGGCGCGCATCGGCCTCGGCGTGGCGCCGGGCTTCGGCGGGCCGGCGCAGCACCGCCACCCCTCCGGCGCCACCGCGGCCACCGTGGCCGCCGACGTCGTGTCCCCGGGTGAGGCCGGTCACCGGGTCTCCTGA
- a CDS encoding glycosyltransferase family 2 protein, giving the protein MSAAHREEQYVTATRPLPSPGPTATGGLASRSMAHGHGERGHGEGAQPLSTQPQLHLARAGERDGRPAGPWDDTVVVVRVYNEAPVVRAVIEQLVQTGLAVIAVDDASTDTSAQEIDAAGALRVSHPVNLGAGGALQTGYEAALRFTDARYIACFDADGQHQLGDLLSMIERIREGYDVVMGSRFLDSKTSMSPLRRMILRLATKVMNRRSGTQLTDAHNGLRLITRDVAARIRLSHTGMAYASELEEQLTGPGLRVVEHPVHILYTEYSRAKGQPLLNSVNILADTIAHRISHGGRS; this is encoded by the coding sequence GTGAGCGCCGCCCACCGCGAGGAGCAGTACGTGACAGCCACCCGGCCACTCCCGTCCCCCGGACCCACCGCCACCGGAGGGCTAGCATCCCGGTCGATGGCGCACGGGCACGGCGAGCGCGGGCACGGCGAGGGGGCTCAGCCGCTGAGCACCCAGCCGCAGCTGCACCTGGCCCGGGCCGGCGAGCGCGACGGCCGCCCCGCGGGGCCCTGGGACGACACGGTCGTGGTGGTGCGCGTCTACAACGAGGCGCCGGTCGTCCGCGCGGTGATCGAGCAGCTGGTGCAGACCGGCCTGGCGGTCATCGCCGTCGACGACGCCAGCACCGACACCTCCGCACAGGAGATCGACGCCGCCGGGGCGCTGCGCGTCAGCCACCCGGTCAACCTCGGCGCCGGCGGGGCCCTGCAGACCGGCTACGAGGCGGCGCTGCGCTTCACCGACGCGCGCTACATCGCCTGCTTCGACGCCGACGGCCAGCACCAGCTCGGCGACCTGCTGTCGATGATCGAGCGCATCCGCGAGGGCTACGACGTCGTCATGGGGTCGCGGTTCCTGGACTCCAAGACCTCGATGAGCCCGCTGCGCAGGATGATCCTGCGCCTGGCCACCAAGGTCATGAACCGGCGGTCGGGCACCCAGCTCACCGACGCCCACAACGGCCTGCGGCTGATCACCCGGGACGTCGCGGCGCGCATCCGGCTCTCGCACACCGGCATGGCCTACGCCTCCGAGCTCGAGGAGCAGCTGACCGGCCCCGGTCTGCGCGTCGTCGAGCACCCGGTGCACATCCTCTACACCGAGTACTCGCGGGCGAAGGGCCAGCCGCTGCTCAACAGCGTCAACATCCTGGCCGACACCATCGCCCACCGGATCAGCCACGGAGGCCGGTCGTGA
- a CDS encoding acyltransferase family protein, which translates to MLTLRAPEARPTPSGERTFLPEVQALRALAVLLVVVYHLWPNRLTGGYVGVDVFFVISGFLITSHLSRELDRTGTLSLRGFYARRARRLLPAALLVLLVTALACAVLLPVNRWATTAGDVLASTFYVQNWALAGRAVDYSASQDAASVVQHYWSLSVEEQFYAGWPLLVLLLVALARRTRSGRSLLLPGIAAVTAASLAWSVYWTAAAPAAAYFQTPTRVWELGVGAVLALALGGARTAAWLRTGTLRPVVLRWAGFAAIAVAGVTLSSASPFPGYLALLPVLGTAAVIAAGDTGPRDPSSWLVALRPTQFVGDVSYAVYLWHWPVIVLAPFALARPLVLTDKLLVLAGCLVLAWLTRLAVEQPAQQWRRLRRPLVVGVATVVAMAVVSSVAAWQWYRVGVEEAAARAALAAVVDDPCFGAGSLAPDATGCADVHGPPASLTLTEDDAPWFADPACDVAAGRTDADLAITTCRYGSEPPTRRVALVGDSHAEHWRGALHELAREQNWELVEILRGACPVTEASVLAFQGSGTDTAGCARWGAQVTDWLTTQDVDAVVTSSFTTAFTFGGEGADSLEAGVRGFTATWSTWLDAGLNVYVLRDIPRMALGHVPECLQANPDDPLECARPRSEAVVPDAATVAAERTPSPGLRLVDLTDLFCDRTTCYTAIGRAVVYWDADHLSAQYSRSLAPFLAEDLT; encoded by the coding sequence GTGCTCACGCTGCGCGCACCCGAGGCGCGTCCGACTCCCTCCGGGGAGCGGACGTTCCTGCCCGAGGTGCAGGCGCTGCGCGCCCTGGCCGTCCTGCTGGTGGTCGTCTACCACCTGTGGCCCAACCGGCTGACCGGTGGCTACGTCGGCGTCGACGTCTTCTTCGTGATCTCCGGCTTCCTCATCACCTCCCACCTGAGCCGGGAGCTGGACCGCACCGGGACGCTGTCGCTGCGCGGCTTCTACGCCCGCCGCGCGCGGCGGCTGCTGCCGGCCGCCCTGCTCGTCCTGCTGGTCACCGCGCTGGCCTGCGCCGTGCTGCTGCCGGTCAACCGCTGGGCCACGACGGCCGGCGACGTCCTGGCCAGCACCTTCTACGTGCAGAACTGGGCGCTGGCCGGCCGCGCGGTCGACTACTCCGCCTCCCAGGACGCCGCCTCGGTGGTGCAGCACTACTGGTCGCTGTCGGTGGAGGAGCAGTTCTACGCCGGCTGGCCACTGCTGGTGCTGCTGCTGGTGGCGCTCGCCCGGCGGACGCGGTCGGGCCGCTCCCTGCTGCTGCCCGGCATCGCGGCGGTCACCGCCGCGTCCCTGGCCTGGTCGGTCTACTGGACGGCGGCCGCGCCGGCCGCCGCCTACTTCCAGACGCCGACCCGCGTCTGGGAGCTCGGCGTGGGGGCGGTGCTGGCGCTGGCGCTCGGCGGCGCCCGGACGGCGGCCTGGCTGCGGACCGGCACGCTGCGCCCGGTCGTGCTGCGCTGGGCCGGCTTCGCCGCCATCGCCGTCGCCGGGGTGACGCTGTCGAGCGCCTCGCCGTTCCCGGGGTACCTCGCCCTGCTGCCGGTGCTCGGCACCGCCGCGGTGATCGCCGCGGGCGACACCGGCCCGCGCGACCCCTCGTCGTGGCTGGTGGCCCTGCGCCCCACGCAGTTCGTCGGTGACGTGTCCTACGCGGTCTACCTGTGGCACTGGCCGGTCATCGTGCTCGCGCCGTTCGCCCTCGCCCGCCCGCTGGTCCTGACCGACAAGCTGCTCGTCCTCGCCGGCTGCCTGGTGCTGGCCTGGCTCACCCGCCTCGCCGTCGAGCAGCCGGCCCAGCAGTGGCGCCGGCTGCGCCGGCCGCTGGTCGTGGGCGTGGCGACGGTCGTGGCGATGGCCGTGGTGTCCTCGGTCGCCGCCTGGCAGTGGTACCGCGTCGGCGTCGAGGAGGCGGCCGCGCGCGCCGCCCTGGCCGCGGTGGTCGACGACCCGTGCTTCGGCGCCGGCTCCCTGGCCCCCGACGCCACCGGGTGCGCCGACGTCCACGGGCCGCCGGCGTCGCTGACGCTGACCGAGGACGACGCGCCGTGGTTCGCCGACCCGGCCTGCGACGTCGCCGCGGGCCGCACGGACGCCGACCTCGCGATCACCACCTGCCGCTACGGCAGCGAGCCGCCGACCCGCCGGGTCGCGCTGGTCGGCGACTCCCACGCCGAGCACTGGCGGGGCGCGCTGCACGAGCTCGCCCGGGAGCAGAACTGGGAGCTGGTCGAGATCCTGCGCGGCGCCTGCCCGGTGACCGAGGCGAGCGTGCTGGCCTTCCAGGGGTCGGGCACCGACACCGCCGGCTGCGCGCGCTGGGGTGCCCAGGTGACCGACTGGCTCACCACGCAGGACGTCGACGCCGTCGTCACCTCGTCGTTCACGACGGCGTTCACCTTCGGCGGCGAGGGTGCCGACTCCCTGGAGGCGGGGGTGCGGGGGTTCACGGCCACGTGGTCGACCTGGCTGGACGCCGGCCTGAACGTCTACGTCCTGCGCGACATCCCGCGCATGGCCCTCGGGCACGTCCCCGAGTGCCTGCAGGCCAACCCCGACGACCCGCTGGAGTGCGCGCGCCCGCGCAGCGAGGCCGTCGTCCCCGACGCCGCCACCGTCGCTGCCGAGCGGACGCCGTCCCCGGGCCTGCGCCTGGTGGACCTGACCGACCTGTTCTGCGACCGGACCACCTGCTACACCGCCATCGGGAGGGCGGTCGTCTACTGGGACGCCGACCACCTCTCCGCCCAGTACAGCCGCAGCCTGGCGCCGTTCCTCGCCGAGGACCTGACGTGA
- a CDS encoding mannose-1-phosphate guanylyltransferase translates to MRHAVVMAGGSGTRLWPLSRAARPKQLLDVVSDGAVGDGGGAHSLLAEAFARLETVLPAERIWVCTAARYGARVQAALPRLRPDRLVLEPVARDTANAVGLAAALVAEADPDAELAVVSADHVIRPVERFAAALGTAYDALTARPRALVTLGIRPTAPATGFGYVRRGAPTGVPGVAEAAAFKEKPDRATAEGYLASGEYLWNSGMFVWRARTVLDALAEHLPATAEGLARVVAAAAGPARDAVLAGVFPTLPKTSVDYAVLEPAATEPGRVLVADLDAEWLDVGSWPALAQTLAGQDGNAVAGLAVTLDSAGNIVFSDDPGHVVALVGVRDSVVVATADVTMVCPVTDAERVKQLLAAVEERFGPRYS, encoded by the coding sequence ATGAGGCACGCCGTGGTCATGGCCGGCGGCTCCGGCACGCGGTTGTGGCCGCTGTCGCGCGCCGCGCGGCCCAAGCAGCTCCTCGACGTCGTCAGTGACGGTGCCGTCGGGGACGGCGGGGGAGCGCACAGCCTGCTGGCCGAGGCCTTCGCCCGGCTGGAGACCGTGCTGCCCGCGGAGCGGATCTGGGTGTGCACCGCGGCCCGCTACGGCGCGCGGGTGCAGGCCGCGCTGCCGCGGCTGCGGCCCGACCGGCTGGTGCTCGAGCCGGTGGCCCGCGACACCGCCAACGCCGTCGGCCTCGCCGCCGCGCTGGTGGCCGAGGCCGACCCCGACGCCGAGCTGGCCGTCGTCAGCGCCGACCACGTCATCCGGCCGGTCGAGCGGTTCGCCGCCGCGCTGGGCACCGCCTACGACGCCCTGACCGCCCGCCCGCGGGCGCTGGTCACCCTGGGCATCCGGCCCACCGCCCCGGCCACCGGGTTCGGCTACGTGCGCCGCGGCGCGCCGACCGGGGTGCCCGGCGTGGCCGAGGCCGCCGCGTTCAAGGAGAAGCCCGACCGCGCCACCGCCGAGGGGTACCTCGCGTCGGGGGAGTACCTGTGGAACTCCGGCATGTTCGTGTGGCGCGCCCGCACGGTGCTCGACGCGCTGGCCGAGCACCTGCCGGCCACCGCCGAGGGGCTGGCGCGGGTGGTGGCCGCCGCCGCCGGGCCGGCGCGCGACGCCGTCCTCGCCGGGGTGTTCCCGACCTTGCCGAAGACCAGCGTCGACTACGCCGTCCTCGAGCCGGCCGCCACCGAGCCGGGCCGCGTGCTCGTCGCCGACCTCGACGCCGAGTGGCTCGACGTGGGCTCCTGGCCGGCGCTGGCGCAGACCCTGGCCGGGCAGGACGGCAACGCCGTCGCCGGGCTCGCGGTGACGCTGGACAGCGCGGGCAACATCGTCTTCAGCGACGACCCGGGGCACGTGGTGGCCCTGGTCGGGGTCCGCGACAGCGTCGTCGTCGCCACCGCCGACGTCACGATGGTGTGCCCGGTCACCGACGCGGAGCGGGTCAAGCAGCTGCTCGCCGCCGTCGAGGAGCGGTTCGGCCCCCGCTACAGCTGA
- a CDS encoding glycosyltransferase family 2 protein encodes MPPSDAARPLRVVAVTYSPGEALEGFVTSLTEATARPVEVVLADNGSTDGVPEDVAARFDHVRLLRTGGNVGYGAAVNAGLAGVTEGYALVANPDVRFEAGAVDELLAVAARWPRAATVGPAIRTPEGELYPSARDLPRLSTGAGHALLGWAWPANPWTARYRREREAPRERTAGWLSGSCFLVDLEAFWSVGGFDPGYFMYFEDVDLAQRLGRAGFLHVYAPSAVVVHEGGHATRREPHRMQRVHHTSALRYLSGQYPGPRNAPLRGALRAGLGARMLTSYVSGRVAAGARFQRRADDVGRAARGRGRRGAGA; translated from the coding sequence GTGCCTCCCTCCGATGCCGCCCGACCGCTGCGCGTGGTGGCCGTGACGTACTCGCCGGGGGAGGCGCTCGAGGGGTTCGTGACCTCCCTGACGGAGGCGACGGCGCGGCCGGTCGAGGTCGTGCTCGCCGACAACGGCTCCACCGACGGCGTCCCGGAGGACGTGGCCGCCCGCTTCGACCACGTCCGGCTGCTGCGCACCGGCGGCAACGTCGGCTACGGCGCCGCGGTCAACGCCGGCCTGGCCGGGGTGACGGAGGGGTACGCCCTGGTGGCCAACCCCGACGTCCGCTTCGAGGCCGGCGCCGTCGACGAGCTGCTCGCCGTGGCCGCCCGCTGGCCGCGGGCGGCCACGGTCGGCCCGGCCATCCGCACGCCCGAGGGCGAGCTGTACCCGTCGGCGCGCGACCTGCCGCGGCTGTCGACCGGCGCCGGGCACGCGCTGCTGGGCTGGGCGTGGCCGGCCAACCCCTGGACGGCGCGCTACCGCCGCGAGCGCGAGGCGCCGCGCGAGCGCACCGCCGGCTGGCTGTCGGGCTCCTGCTTCCTCGTCGACCTCGAGGCCTTCTGGTCGGTCGGCGGCTTCGACCCCGGCTACTTCATGTACTTCGAGGACGTCGACCTCGCGCAGCGGCTGGGCCGGGCCGGCTTCCTGCACGTCTACGCGCCGTCGGCGGTCGTCGTCCACGAGGGTGGGCACGCCACCCGCCGCGAGCCGCACCGCATGCAGCGGGTGCACCACACCAGCGCGCTGCGCTACCTGTCGGGGCAGTACCCCGGCCCGCGGAACGCGCCGCTGCGCGGTGCGCTGCGGGCGGGGCTCGGCGCCCGGATGCTGACCTCCTACGTCAGCGGGCGGGTGGCCGCCGGAGCCCGCTTCCAGCGCCGTGCCGACGACGTCGGCCGCGCGGCCCGTGGCCGCGGCCGCCGGGGGGCGGGGGCATGA